From the genome of Drosophila melanogaster chromosome 2L, one region includes:
- the Nepl4 gene encoding Neprilysin-like 4 has product MVQNLWTALLLLGSATCGSSVPVKANDPEQSCPYLGECNSTINQQHIDTLMSYVDSEKNPCEDFYAYACGKWRAKHGSHTTATMISESQINRQYEDLFLQLLRNPSAPEYGYPMFAKVLAHYQSCIALEKPDLRRYIELLDRDLLASLNSTHWMHLLAALGRYGYHGHYVQVEVRWYNATHHMIFLLPHNRHLNLSLTQDIYDALSQDGSSWPPLHQLQEQFRSLEQNLVRLAKPHSADDTFRNYSLDQIRTEVPGLHWDEALRTQLGRSVPGNHVFQVDDLDAIEGLVEYLNTVDTLLLNRYSLARFLSHLLELPHNPLATWESGQRSRGRNCIRHMRRSVYLPMNYVYERSFYSRRRHADELVIHSVFQQLQSQLELRVQHNAFNLSQDLVKSLQAKVHQMRINVGNLPPNVTEQFYWDSDRRWSVGRDFYENHLNSLLYYYTLVADLESSSDQEERDIWYSFNMHTPEFPDNIDATPYFYCLGNIIFVPYSYVKRPFFDANFWPALLYGDLANTLGHEIMHAFDTDLVDYDAQGNLRNFSDQLGEVELYNGAVGCLNSSAVMLNERTSDVSGSRLAMQTYGGDWLTRSGNGRLYFLQFAHFFCGDEGDQYHDSGSQRLNYALGQVPQFAEVFRCHVGSGMTSADQCPFW; this is encoded by the coding sequence ATGGTGCAAAATCTGTGGACTGCCCTCCTTCTGCTGGGCAGTGCCACCTGCGGTTCGAGTGTGCCGGTCAAGGCAAATGATCCGGAACAGAGTTGTCCGTACCTCGGAGAGTGCAATTCCACGATCAATCAGCAGCACATCGATACGCTGATGTCCTACGTGGACAGCGAAAAAAATCCCTGCGAGGATTTCTATGCCTACGCCTGCGGAAAATGGCGGGCGAAGCATGGAAGCCACACAACCGCCACGATGATCAGCGAATCGCAAATTAACCGCCAGTACGAGGATTTGTTCCTACAACTGCTGAGGAATCCCAGCGCCCCGGAATATGGATACCCCATGTTCGCCAAGGTGTTGGCCCATTACCAGTCATGCATCGCGCTGGAGAAGCCGGATCTGAGGCGATACATCGAGCTACTGGACCGGGATCTGCTCGCCTCCTTAAACTCCACACACTGGATGCACCTGCTGGCAGCTCTGGGGCGCTACGGCTACCACGGTCACTACGTCCAAGTAGAGGTACGTTGGTACAACGCCACCCATCACATGATCTTCCTGCTGCCGCACAATCGCCACCTAAACCTGAGTCTCACGCAAGACATCTATGATGCGCTGAGTCAGGATGGCTCCTCCTGGCCACCGCTCCACCAGCTACAGGAGCAGTTCAGAAGTTTGGAGCAGAACTTGGTGCGACTGGCTAAGCCCCATTCGGCGGACGATACCTTCCGGAATTACAGTCTGGATCAGATTCGGACGGAGGTGCCGGGTCTGCATTGGGACGAGGCGCTGAGGACACAGCTGGGCAGATCGGTGCCGGGGAATCATGTCTTCCAGGTGGACGACTTGGACGCGATCGAGGGGCTTGTGGAGTACCTCAATACGGTAGATACTCTGCTGCTCAATCGGTACAGCCTGGCAAGATTTCTCAGCCACCTGCTTGAGCTGCCACATAACCCGCTGGCCACTTGGGAGTCCGGACAGCGGTCGCGGGGAAGGAACTGTATTCGTCACATGCGCCGCTCTGTTTACCTGCCGATGAACTACGTCTACGAGAGAAGTTTCTACTCCCGGCGCCGCCACGCGGATGAGCTGGTCATCCACAGCGTCTTCCAGCAGCTGCAGAGTCAGCTGGAGCTGCGGGTCCAGCACAACGCCTTCAATCTAAGTCAGGATCTGGTGAAATCGCTGCAGGCAAAGGTGCACCAGATGCGCATCAATGTGGGCAACCTACCGCCCAATGTGACGGAGCAATTCTATTGGGACAGCGACCGGCGGTGGAGCGTGGGCAGGGACTTCTACGAGAATCACCTGAACAGCCTGCTCTACTACTACACGCTCGTCGCCGATTTGGAAAGCAGCTCGGACCAGGAGGAGCGGGACATCTGGTACAGCTTCAATATGCATACGCCCGAGTTTCCCGACAACATCGATGCCACGCCGTACTTCTACTGCCTGGGCAACATCATCTTCGTGCCGTACTCCTACGTAAAGCGTCCCTTCTTCGATGCCAACTTCTGGCCAGCGCTGCTCTACGGTGATCTGGCCAACACCCTGGGCCACGAGATCATGCACGCCTTCGACACCGATCTGGTGGACTACGATGCGCAGGGTAATCTGCGTAACTTTAGCGACCAGTTGGGCGAAGTGGAGCTCTACAACGGAGCGGTTGGATGCCTGAACAGCAGCGCTGTTATGCTAAACGAGCGCACCTCCGACGTCAGCGGATCCCGGCTGGCCATGCAAACCTACGGTGGCGACTGGCTCACTCGGTCGGGCAACGGGCGTCTGTACTTCCTCCAGTTCGCCCACTTCTTCTGCGGCGACGAGGGCGACCAGTACCATGACTCCGGCAGCCAGCGGCTGAACTACGCCCTCGGCCAGGTGCCGCAGTTCGCAGAGGTGTTCCGGTGCCATGTTGGCTCCGGAATGACCAGCGCGGACCAGTGTCCCTTCTGGTGA
- the slam gene encoding slow as molasses, isoform B has product MVLSNSTPNNQSKHNQMVVDTAAMNSDDLSELLQLNAEIEERRRSSRHGDASTACGLLRATMTREELFEISSLDDDRFLTALEYQNSFASPRRVQVTDLDLSSIENLMKYFDEEVPVTPTKTLGTTKAAGNTGKVASTIAKLALQSDPVTPPKPKVGSGHLKISELKQKYEQLPEMETPRSAYQASRKVSASLPMKVKEMAQLFNSKISQVMRRTEEPQYVQLQNEMSPEVKAQNRLVSPLESPVQGPCLVAEEVFRELSVKDKALLFNKFIGDMAAKHPKFTAHAADLKEKVNKQVARGEVVAERQASVKHLAQELEAKCILEPGSPPRPGGVSPPKTTESKTETCTSQLHVSTLTVILKPSPERRAPQPRPRRCLDRQSDEHAREPSQKRNLAAIRTMMPTEAYAPPKKIRRTRQERTGADSQMFFQNEHLETLFYSWLSSENGVQFDITSVSDGQQTIEIATEEGNLLEQPLLEPSTATLEDVSQKSAVERLLEEAIAKLELDNESKKETQVEEKKEMDTAQDPIVQVTPRRIKRQAPPVPAPRPSLSQVTSSASSCKQSEAEESESGLSTLPKITSDESQPETPKDDLQTGEFDFAKPQRPPRKKKMRRTLTWKKENSIVEATAITSTDSDSDYKPPLSGAAKKKSGAICNPLPMPEPSFIELDKSLMRHLNSPRKIKSAYTLTVMSSPSPNADSDQSPSQTPRQSLVQAMRDSFVDQGFETCSNDPMDNSPIRRSSLGATESKPSGFSTPVKGRHASSPAQQQLFSPILIQERPRRSSLAMQVIREDHPLDLDATSSSPSTPCSEREFFANAPTVEIDNSQDESPTGKAHSMFWITSGDFTVSLEIFKNSPERLRLLYEIFTQKSWETRDLAFGIDGHKFIRGAPSSDSVRQSLPERPPSVKGCSHYWFASGDLAVPFSGKLMSSEKIERLFAFLSGEQSELRFGVDHIEFSSVPEFWPTTQKYSIESSYSILVGLQTGASNGLEGRSKYSWPNSSISANQAIKTSDLDQTEFESDSFGNNSGRLSFSPDLFSLDYEAVPLDELFAKAPPSAATPAMSVPQMMQTLKQQQSKLRSVEQRIRGYAKPANLADSSLEHCRNTPQYVHKLRSIIRAIDNIGRDDGFRGCSMEQLESFMYFLSEYADVCLANCSEHMDKILDTLMDRRAVEV; this is encoded by the exons ATGGTCCTAAGCAATTCCACGCCGAACAACCAGTCCAAGCACAACCAGATGGTAGTGGACACGGCAGCCATGAACAGTGATGATCTCAGCGAGCTACTGCAGCTGAACGCGGAGATCGAGGAACGTCGTCGCTCCAGCCGCCACGGAGATGCCAGCACCGCCTGTGGCCTGCTCCGAGCTACGATGACCAGGGAGGAACTCTTCGAGATTTCCTCGCTGGATGATGATCGCTTCCTGACCGCCCTGGAGTACCAAAACTCGTTTGCATCACCGCGCCGAGTGCAGGTTACCGACCTGGACTTGTCCAGCATCGAGAATCTGATGAAGTACTTCGACGAAGAGGTACCTGTGACGCCAACAAAGACACTGGGTACCACCAAGGCAGCGGGTAACACGGGTAAAGTGGCCAGCACAATTGCCAAGTTGGCCCTCCAGTCGGATCCGGTCACGCCGCCCAAGCCAAAAGTGGGTAGTGGCCACCTAAAGATCAGCGAGCTCAAGCAGAAATACGAACAGCTGCCGGAGATGGAGACGCCACGCTCTGCATATCAGGCTTCCAGAAAGGTATCCGCGTCGCTGCCCATGAAGGTCAAGGAGATGGCCCAGCTGTTTAACTCCAAGATCAGCCAGGTGATGCGACGTACAGAGGAACCACAGTATGTTCAGCTGCAAAATGAGATGTCGCCGGAGGTTAAGGCACAGAACCGCCTGGTGTCGCCATTAGAGTCCCCAGTTCAAGGACCCTGCCTGGTGGCCGAGGAAGTTTTCCGCGAGTTGAGCGTGAAGGACAAAGCCCTGCTGTTCAACAAGTTCATCGGTGACATGGCAGCCAAGCACCCCAAGTTCACTGCACATGCCGCAGATCTCAAGGAGAAGGTAAACAAACAGGTGGCACGAGGGGAGGTGGTGGCTGAACGACAAGCCAGTGTTAAGCATCTCGCCCAGGAGTTGGAAGCGAAATGTATCCTGGAGCCGGGATCGCCACCGCGACCAGGTGGTGTCTCTCCCCCCAAGACGACTGAGAGCAAAACGGAGACATGCACCTCCCAGCTGCATGTGAGCACCCTGACTGTGATCCTCAAGCCAAGTCCAGAGCGCAGAGCTCCACAGCCACGACCCCGCCGATGCCTGGATCGTCAGAGCGATGAACATGCCCGAGAGCCATCCCAGAAGCGAAACCTCGCCGCGATTCGCACCATGATGCCAACGGAGGCCTATGCGCCACCAAAGAAAATCCGACGCACTCGACAGGAGCGCACCGGTGCGGATAGCCAAATGTTTTTTCAGAACGAACACCTCGAAACCCTGTTCTACAGCTGGCTCAGCTCGGAGAACGGTGTCCAGTTCGACATTACGAGTGTGTCTGACGGTCAGCAGACCATTGAGATAGCCACCGAGGAGGGTAATCTTCTGGAGCAACCGCTACTTGAGCCGAGCACCGCTACTCTGGAGGATGTGAGCCAAAAGTCCGCCGTCGAGCGGCTTCTGGAGGAGGCCATCGCAAAATTAGAGCTAGATAACGAGTCCAAGAAGGAGACACAAGTCGAGGAAAAGAAGGAGATGGATACAGCTCAGGATCCCATCGTTCAAGTCACTCCGCGACGCATTAAGCGCCAGGCGCCGCCAGTGCCAGCCCCACGACCCAGTCTAAGTCAAGTTACCTCCAGTGCATCCAGCTGCAAGCAATCCGAGGCTGAGGAAAGTGAATCCGGGTTGTCTACACTCCCCAAG ATAACCAGCGACGAATCCCAGCCAGAGACGCCCAAGGATGACTTGCAGACAGGTGAATTTGATTTTGCCAAGCCCCAGCGTCCGCCACGCAAGAAGAAAATGCGCCGAACTCTTACATGGAAAAAGGAGAACTCCATTGTCGAGGCCACTGCAATAACCTCAACGGACTCCGATTCAGATTACAAGCCTCCGCTATCAGGAGCGGCCAAGAAGAAGTCCGGTGCTATCTGTAACCCACTTCCAATGCCCGAGCCAAGTTTCATTGAGTTGGATAAGTCACTGATGCGCCACTTGAACTCGCCCCGGAAGATCAAGTCGGCATACACCCTCACCGTGATGTCATCTCCCTCGCCGAATGCAGACAGCGATCAGTCTCCTAGTCAGACACCAAGGCAATCCCTGGTACAGGCCATGCGGGACAGTTTCGTGGATCAGGGCTTTGAGACATGCTCGAACGATCCGATGGACAACAGTCCGATACGCCGATCTTCGCTTGGAGCCACGGAATCGAAGCCATCCGGTTTTTCCACGCCAGTTAAGGGACGCCATGCTTCCAGTCCggcgcaacaacaactgttcAGTCCGATTCTCATCCAGGAGCGCCCTCGTCGCAGTTCCCTGGCCATGCAAGTGATCCGGGAGGATCATCCGCTCGATCTGGACGCCACCTCCAGCTCACCCTCCACACCGTGCAGTGAGCGGGAGTTCTTCGCCAATGCCCCGACTGTTGAAATTGATAACTCCCAGGATGAGAGTCCGACCGGCAAGGCGCACTCAATGTTCTGGATCACCTCTGGGGACTTCACAGTCTCCCTGGAAATCTTCAAGAACAGCCCGGAGCGCCTGCGACTGCTGTACGAAATCTTCACCCAGAAAAGCTGGGAGACTCGTGACCTGGCCTTCGGAATCGACGGACACAAGTTCATTCGCGGAGCTCCCAGTTCCGACTCCGTCCGACAGTCGCTGCCCGAGCGTCCACCCAGTGTGAAGGGCTGCTCTCACTATTGGTTCGCCAGCGGAGATCTCGCAGTGCCCTTCAGCGGAAAACTGATGTCCAGCGAGAAGATCGAGCGGCTGTTTGCCTTCCTCAGCGGAGAGCAGTCGGAGTTGCGCTTCGGCGTTGACCACATTGAGTTCAGCAGCGTGCCTGAGTTCTGGCCCACCACCCAGAAGTATTCCATCGAGAGCAGCTACAGCATACTGGTGGGTCTGCAGACAGGTGCCAGCAATGGCCTGGAGGGTCGCAGCAAGTACTCCTGgcccaacagcagcatcagTGCCAACCAGGCGATCAAGACCAGCGACCTGGATCAGACGGAGTTCGAGTCCGATAGCTTCGGCAACAACAGTGGTAGGCTGTCCTTTTCGCCTGATCTCTTCTCCCTGGACTACGAGGCGGTTCCCCTGGACGAGCTGTTTGCCAAGGCTCCTCCCTCTGCCGCCACACCCGCCATGTCCGTGCCGCAAATGATGCAGACCctcaagcagcagcagtccaAACTTCGCAGTGTGGAGCAGCGCATTCGTGGCTACGCCAAGCCCGCGAATCTGGCCGACTCTTCGCTGGAGCACTGCCGCAACACGCCGCAATATGTCCACAAGCTGCGCTCCATCATCCGGGCCATTGACAACATTGGACGCGACGATGGCTTCCGCGGCTGCTCGATGGAGCAGCTCGAGAGCTTCATGTACTTCCTCAGCGAGTATGCGGATGTGTGCCTGGCCAACTGCAGCGAGCACATGGACAAGATTCTCGACACCCTGATGGACCGGAGGGCCGTGGAGGTCTGA